Genomic segment of Populus trichocarpa isolate Nisqually-1 chromosome 12, P.trichocarpa_v4.1, whole genome shotgun sequence:
GCGGTAGCCTTTCTATTAAGTCCATTCCATTTTGCATCATCCATATCATCAGGCTTTATTCCTTTACATTCAATTGGCAAAGCCAAATCATTGCAATATAAGTGATCCTCCATCATTGTTttccatagaaaataatttgaggaaGTGAGCTTTATCATACCCGaatcttccttttccattttaactgcacaagaaattcaatctacacaaccaaatgctctgataccactttgttgggaaaactagggacaactaaccggatcaattcagcgaaatacaattcacaattcacaagtcccaatcATTTCtccctctttgtgcagtaaaaaatagaatcaaataatgaacaaatataatgcaacaatcacacaaattaacaccaagatttttacgtggaaaacccgatacgggaaaaaccacgggaccggagtccacctaaaagcttccactatcacaaataatgggttcacaattgttcttcctcacattcaactaagggctacaacatatatatcatcaagaacaacttattctcggattacaacaagattaaagagagtaatgatagagaaaagctcacaacactgacagccccgttttctgtcaaaacgaccagcttccacaccaccaatcttcaatccaaccgttCAGAATGAAGAGGAACGTGTCTAGAAGCTACTGTCAaaatctcagcccgatccaacggtgaacaagcTGGAAATCGAAGGAAGAAGACAGACTGCTCTGCtgcttcctcttctttctttctctcggtttttCTCTGCTCTCTTGTTCAAATTTGCTACTGCCATCTACAGTAGCCGGacatttaatttaaaccaaagaggcagccagctgcctccttaattaatgtggtggtcccccatcacatggtgcgggaccacacaacatttatttattttgctgtCTAATTTGTGATTGTAACAAATGTTAGGATGTAGCAGTTGACTGATACTGTAAAAGAGCATGTGGAGGACAAAGTAGGAAAGGCAGTTCAAAAATTTAGTCATCTTGTAAGGGAAGTTGATGCAAGGTTGTCAGTTAGAGGTGGAGAGTTGGGGAAAGGTCCAAGGATTAGAAAATGTAGGTATCCTTCAAATTATGAATTggattttagtatattttttatttgggtttgcTTTAAATTTGTCAATTTTTGGATGGGgtgtttttatttgaggttACTTTGTTTACTAAGAGGCATGGAGTGGTGAGGGCAGAGGAAGATTCTGAGACAATCTATGCAACTATTGATTTGGTGTTGTCAATTATTCAAAGTAagttgaggaagatgaaggaGGAGTCTGATCATGGTAGACACATGAAAGGGCTTAATAGGTTGAAGATTAGGGATGATGCAGATGCAGTTTCACGGAAAGAAGATGATGACTATCTTGATGAGGTATGGATctttaacatttttgttttacCAAATTGTCGTTGCAGTATATTATTTATGCTGTCTTAGTTGTTTCATGTGGATTTAGTTAGTATCCGTAGCTTCATATCATCAAATGTAAAGTCTTATGTATTCTTGTGAGTTAATTGATATAGAGTTGTCATGAATAGTTCTACTCCCAACAAGGGCTTTCCCCATTGCACCATTTCGTGATTACTACGGCACATGTAAtttgcatataattttttagcatTATAACTTGTGAACTATTGCGAATACCATGTTGATTCTCTTAGCTAGATACTTATGGACTGTTGCACAAGGAAAATGTATTACCATCTTCATCTTTCCAAATCATGGCTTGGCGCTCAAAATTCTTCTTTACATCTGGTGTCaatgtaaaagatattttttattacctttaAGTTTGATGCATGCTTTTGCTTTTGGCTAGGTAAACCATTGCCCACCTGGACATATTATTCTTGTCTGCCATAAACTCATTATCTACACCATTTTCAGGCTGTTCACACAAAGTACTTTGACTGGGAGGAACTAGTTTCTGAAAAAGTGTTAGCGTCTGCATCTTTTGGAAAAGATTTATCAATAAATGGATGTATCTAACCTCCATGATTGCtccaaaattaatacaaagagGTAGCCAGCCAGCAAACGCCAAGTAATTAGGAAAGCCAAATAGATCATTGTATTTGTTGATCATGTTCTATCAGGAAAAGGCCCGAAAATACACACCCCATCAAGGTTTTCCAGAACATAAGGCTTTgaagtttagaaaataaaaaaaaaattgaaaaaaattaaaatttcttctttatgATATGCCTCTAGAAACATAGAACAAATTTCGAAATGATAGAGGTAAATCAGAGATATAAACGGACAAGGAAGTTCACTAAGTTGGAGACTGTAAAACCATTGCAGACAtataagcataaaataaaaggcaacaTCTAGGAGTATAAATCCATGTAtaacaaaacctaaatcaattattttcacCGTTCattataatttgatgaaatgaacTCTACTGCTCATATCACAATGTTTCAATATTAACTTTAAGGGTTTAAATATTGGGGTCAACATCTAGGAGAACTCGTTAAATTTCTAATGCCGGAGATTCTGATAAATCAGATAGTGATTATGATCAATGGGATACTGATTTATTATAACTAAATCATGTAAAAGgcctaataaatatatttatattcttgCCAAACCGATTATCTGATGGAAAAGGAGATATTTTTTGATCTGATAGCTGGATAACACTCAAGTTTTGCTAATAGATTCTAAAAAAAGGATTGTAATCCTTTTTAAACAATGTAGAGTAACTTATTagtaataaaatatgattagaGTTCTTGTTTTAGACCCTTTTGTAAATTATATCTTCAAATTCTAATTTGATTAGATTCATTATCGGTCTGAATTTCTCTAAACACACCAGACCAATACGGGTTTTGCATCCTCAGATCATCCAAGGACGAGGCTTAATCTCAATTAATGCATTATCCTCTCCTAGTTCCAAGGATTGAACTGTTATTGGCATTTaattcttctcttttaattCACTCTTTCTTCTAAAATCTTACTATTTGtttctctataattttaattgtatttatgacttaattatatattctcgattatttgattaattaatcaacacTTGTCAaatgactatatatataattattttttatatgattaattaattttcttcatgGTAAGAAACACCAATTAACTATGATGTAAATCAATACAGTGGTGTTCCCATTAATTCCTAGTCTCGTCAATGAAGACTTTTGGATCatgaaaatatagatataatagGCAAAGTCATTAGGGCTGCATTATTTTGCATACATATAATCTGTGGTCTTGCGAGTTTTGAGTCAAGAAAGCTAAGTCTACGaactactttattttttattcattatcccTCACTCAATTTCTCATTTCCATTATGTTTCCCTTTCACTTCAATCCAACAATTTAATATCATCGATCCTTCTCGGCTCCAATTCAAACGTCGAGGAAAAGgctgttttctttaaatattcttttgacCAAATTACAGCCGGTCATTATACGAAAACTAAAGTTCAATTATTggagcttttttgttttttgacacATTAAAATAAAGGGTAAAGTAACAcggctaaaaaaataattaaaaaactagccTCGactcattttgaattttaagttcTCAAAACCACCCCCGTCCCCCTCACCACCCACCCGTATCTCTCTCTACATCActcatctcttttatttttttattatatttttaattgataattgataaattttaattaatcctaagatattaataaattataattgtattttgTTGAGTTGTGTTGtttgaaagaatatttataatttaaaaatattatatttccatGATAGTATGATTGTCAACACTCACAATTATATCACTTATAATAGAGGAAGCCATGAATACCTAACTACCACACTCTACATTAAACAGGTCCCTAAACGAATTATCAAGAATGTTATGTGATCGACTTGTCTAGAATATGTTTGAAATAAAGTTGAAATTACTTTGAGAATGTTCCAAATCAGGGTTAGTCAAGCTCGTTATGTCGGTATACCAATCTGTAGTGACAAAAGTGTGAACTCAATGTTTGGTTTTGCAAGGATCAATGGGAT
This window contains:
- the LOC18110773 gene encoding LOW QUALITY PROTEIN: ribosome-binding factor PSRP1, chloroplastic (The sequence of the model RefSeq protein was modified relative to this genomic sequence to represent the inferred CDS: inserted 2 bases in 1 codon), encoding NPLVPLSSTIPTTSLASSLVNPVKTXTPTVSLKSHFLCKNVNFIETRRKTKTLLSHGGYSMKMSWNGPLCSIKLIIQGKNLALTDTVKEHVEDKVGKAVQKFSHLVREVDARLSVRGGELGKGPRIRKCEVTLFTKRHGVVRAEEDSETIYATIDLVLSIIQSKLRKMKEESDHGRHMKGLNRLKIRDDADAVSRKEDDDYLDELDTYGLLHKENVLPSSSFQIMAWRSKFFFTSGVNAVHTKYFDWEELVSEKVLARSEPSDDEDEHHIDRVVVDGEDEDDDKHVLKS